In the genome of Ignavibacteriota bacterium, one region contains:
- a CDS encoding DUF2200 domain-containing protein, producing MNNTRIYKMQFSGVYHLLIKKAEKKGRTKEEVDEIIFWLTGYNKHSLKEQIDIKSDFETFFAQAPKINPNVSKITGVICGYRVEEIEDKLIQKVRYLDKLIDELAKGKPMDKILRK from the coding sequence ATGAACAATACTAGAATATATAAAATGCAGTTTTCCGGTGTTTATCATCTCTTGATTAAAAAAGCGGAAAAAAAAGGTCGCACTAAGGAAGAAGTGGACGAAATTATTTTTTGGCTCACTGGATATAATAAGCATTCATTAAAAGAGCAGATCGATATTAAAAGTGATTTTGAAACTTTTTTTGCGCAAGCTCCTAAAATAAATCCTAATGTTTCAAAAATTACCGGAGTAATTTGCGGTTACAGAGTTGAGGAAATTGAAGATAAGCTGATTCAAAAAGTTCGTTATTTAGATAAATTAATAGATGAATTGGCAAAAGGAAAACCAATGGATAAGATATTAAGAAAGTAA
- a CDS encoding cation transporter, whose translation MSTQKLLKKGIKAALAGIFTSLILASVKIISGIVGNSYALVADGIESISDVFTSFVVLTGLKYAAKPADENHPYGHGKAEPLAAAVVAISLFLAAFIIIYQSIHEIITPHHAPEKFTLVVLLLVIFIKEFLFRKIIKIGSTIESTAVKNDAWHHRSDAITSSAAFIGILIAIIGGEGYESADDFAALFASLIILYNGFRLLKPTLYELTDANISDELINEIKKTALKVDQVIEVEKCFVRKMGFEYYVDAHIVVNGNLTVSKGHLIAHNVKDIIMLSNYKIREVLIHIEPSEETRI comes from the coding sequence GTGAGCACACAAAAATTATTGAAGAAAGGAATTAAAGCTGCTCTAGCCGGAATATTCACAAGTTTAATTCTTGCAAGCGTAAAAATAATTAGCGGTATAGTCGGTAATTCGTATGCGCTTGTGGCCGATGGTATTGAATCAATTTCTGATGTGTTTACTTCGTTTGTTGTATTAACCGGATTAAAATATGCGGCAAAGCCCGCCGATGAAAATCATCCGTACGGACACGGCAAAGCCGAACCTTTGGCAGCTGCGGTTGTAGCTATTTCATTATTTCTTGCCGCATTTATCATTATTTATCAAAGTATTCACGAAATAATTACACCGCATCACGCGCCGGAGAAATTTACATTAGTCGTTTTATTACTCGTAATTTTTATTAAAGAATTTTTATTTAGAAAGATTATAAAAATTGGTTCAACAATTGAAAGTACCGCGGTTAAAAATGACGCGTGGCATCATAGAAGCGACGCGATTACTTCTTCAGCCGCGTTTATTGGAATTCTAATTGCAATAATAGGCGGAGAAGGTTATGAAAGTGCCGATGATTTTGCCGCTTTATTCGCATCTTTAATAATTTTGTACAACGGTTTCAGATTATTAAAACCCACGCTTTATGAACTTACAGATGCAAATATTTCGGATGAATTGATAAATGAAATCAAGAAAACGGCATTGAAGGTTGACCAAGTTATTGAAGTCGAAAAATGTTTTGTTAGAAAAATGGGATTCGAGTATTATGTAGACGCGCATATTGTTGTAAACGGAAATTTAACTGTAAGTAAAGGTCATTTAATAGCGCATAATGTTAAGGATATTATTATGCTTTCAAATTATAAAATACGAGAAGTATTAATACATATTGAGCCTTCCGAAGAAACTAGAATTTAA